One Brassica napus cultivar Da-Ae chromosome C4, Da-Ae, whole genome shotgun sequence genomic region harbors:
- the LOC106444134 gene encoding nuclear pore complex protein NUP98A: MIISISASNSHRHKSHEKLRWEDYIKGDKGGLPAAHTSPFNSSMVSPSTPDHLQRTTVGPTHGNPTGFPFGYTIPTAVQRPHEPAGVSGCTACGATSSSSPSGHLGLNGTTTNPPSSIPGLFFCTYGSCPLLFGTPNPAAYGTTTTTTPAAQPYGMMFGTSNLAAQGITPAVQVYPVHGLILLPFGAMSLQ; this comes from the exons ATGATCATCTCCATCTCTGCCTCCAACTCTCATCGACATAAAAGTCATGAAAAATTGAGGTGGGAAGATTACATAAAAGGAGACAAAG GTGGGTTACCTGCTGCTCATACATCTCCCTTTAACTCATCAATGGTATCTCCAAGCACACCTGATCATCTTCAGAGGACAACTGTTGGTCCAACGCATGGAAACCCGACTGGTTTTCCTTTTGGCTACACCATCCCCACTGCTGTTCAGAGACCCCATGAACCCGCTGGTGTTTCTGGATGCACAGCGTGTGGAGCCACTAGTAGCTCCTCTCCTTCTGGTCACTTGGGCTTGAACGGTACCACCACAAATCCTCCATCATCTATTCCCGGGCTGTTCTTTTGTACCTATGGTTCTTGTCCTTTGCTGTTTGGCACACCAAATCCTGCAGCTTATGGTACAACGACAACAACAACTCCAGCAGCTCAGCCCTATGGTATGATGTTTGGTACATCAAATCTTGCAGCTCAAGGTATAACTCCAGCAGTTCAAGTTTATCCTGTTCATGGTTTAATTCTTCTCCCATTCGGCGCCATGAGTCTGCAGTAA